In Streptomyces sp. P3, one DNA window encodes the following:
- a CDS encoding SH3 domain-containing protein, translating to MSVDRVEEAGTSDTAESVAATATTALTYYPVAPGVRLNVRSGPGTGYSIVRVLPEGAKVPIFCQSPGTSVSGPYGTTSIWDNIADGQFVSDSYVRTGSDGYIAPRCS from the coding sequence ATGTCTGTCGACCGCGTGGAAGAGGCCGGGACCAGCGACACGGCGGAATCCGTGGCCGCGACCGCGACCACGGCGCTCACCTACTATCCGGTCGCGCCGGGGGTCCGGCTGAACGTGCGCAGCGGCCCCGGCACCGGCTACTCGATCGTCCGGGTCCTGCCCGAGGGCGCGAAGGTCCCCATCTTCTGCCAGAGCCCGGGTACGTCGGTCTCCGGCCCGTACGGCACCACCAGCATCTGGGACAACATCGCCGACGGCCAGTTCGTCTCGGACTCGTACGTGCGCACCGGCAGCGACGGCTACATCGCACCGCGCTGCTCCTGA
- a CDS encoding ABC transporter ATP-binding protein encodes MMNSRRPGARPPDAPAVRAEGLTVVRGPRTVLRALDFTVPRGQITGLLGPSGCGKSTLMRAIVGTQAKVAGTLDVLGRPAGHAALRTRIGYVTQAPSVYDDLTIRQNLDYFAAILDPGRAAAGRRHDNVTRAIADVDLTTHADALAGTLSGGQRNRVSLAVALLGAPELLVLDEPTVGLDPVLRRDLWNLFHHIAATRGATLLVSSHVMDEAERCHRLLLMREGEILADATPDELRARTGAETVESAFLHLVDAATEAARAKETTR; translated from the coding sequence ATGATGAATTCTAGGCGGCCCGGCGCCCGCCCACCCGACGCACCCGCCGTACGCGCCGAAGGCCTGACCGTGGTCCGTGGCCCGCGAACCGTCCTGCGGGCCCTCGACTTCACCGTCCCCCGCGGCCAGATCACCGGCCTGCTCGGGCCCTCCGGCTGCGGCAAGTCGACCCTCATGCGCGCGATCGTCGGTACCCAGGCCAAGGTCGCCGGGACTCTCGACGTGCTGGGCCGTCCCGCCGGCCACGCCGCCCTCCGCACCCGCATCGGATACGTCACCCAGGCCCCGTCGGTCTACGACGACCTGACGATCCGCCAGAACCTGGACTACTTCGCCGCGATCCTCGACCCGGGCCGGGCAGCAGCGGGCCGCCGCCACGACAACGTCACCCGGGCCATCGCCGACGTGGACCTCACCACCCACGCCGACGCCCTCGCCGGCACCCTCTCCGGCGGTCAGCGCAACCGGGTCTCCCTGGCCGTCGCCCTGCTGGGCGCCCCCGAACTCCTGGTCCTCGACGAACCGACGGTCGGCCTGGACCCGGTCCTGCGCCGCGACCTGTGGAACCTCTTCCACCACATCGCCGCCACCCGGGGCGCGACCCTCCTCGTCTCCTCCCACGTCATGGACGAGGCCGAGCGCTGTCACCGACTGCTCCTCATGCGTGAGGGCGAGATCCTCGCCGACGCCACCCCCGACGAGCTGCGCGCCCGCACCGGCGCGGAGACGGTCGAGTCGGCCTTCCTGCACCTGGTGGACGCCGCGACGGAAGCGGCCCGCGCGAAGGAGACCACCCGATGA
- a CDS encoding class I SAM-dependent methyltransferase yields the protein MTASTPASFHAARARSFDAAAAQYAANRPSYPNALFDVIEDLAGRPLAGARTVDVGAGTGLSTARLHARGADVLAVEPGDGMAAQLRLALPGVPVVRGDGNRLPLARSSVDFLTYAQSWHWTDPARSVPEALRVLRPGGTLALWWNTDALDVPWLAEAAERIGRRFGQNAGAGNKNVDTRVVDPEGRLDLVRRTVRWSRRVPVDTHLANIGSHSIFLVLGEEAAAAFLAEERDHLLRAFPDGVVEEVFDVILLLATKA from the coding sequence ATGACGGCTTCCACTCCCGCTTCCTTCCACGCGGCCCGAGCCCGTTCCTTCGACGCTGCCGCGGCCCAGTACGCCGCGAACCGGCCCTCCTACCCCAACGCCCTCTTCGACGTGATCGAGGATCTCGCCGGCCGTCCCCTCGCCGGCGCGCGGACGGTGGACGTCGGGGCCGGCACCGGTCTCTCGACCGCACGTCTGCACGCCCGCGGCGCGGACGTCCTCGCCGTCGAACCCGGGGACGGCATGGCCGCGCAACTGCGCCTGGCCCTTCCCGGCGTGCCGGTCGTCCGCGGCGACGGCAACCGCCTCCCGCTGGCCCGTTCCAGCGTCGACTTCCTCACCTACGCCCAGTCCTGGCACTGGACCGACCCGGCGCGTTCGGTCCCGGAGGCGCTGCGGGTGCTGCGGCCCGGCGGCACGCTGGCGCTGTGGTGGAACACCGACGCCCTCGACGTGCCGTGGCTCGCCGAGGCGGCGGAACGCATCGGACGCCGCTTCGGGCAGAACGCCGGCGCCGGCAACAAGAACGTGGACACCCGCGTCGTCGACCCCGAGGGCCGCCTCGACCTCGTCCGTCGCACGGTCCGCTGGAGCCGCCGGGTCCCCGTCGACACGCATCTGGCCAACATCGGCAGCCACTCGATCTTCCTGGTCCTCGGCGAGGAGGCGGCCGCGGCCTTCCTCGCCGAGGAACGCGACCACCTGCTACGGGCCTTCCCCGACGGCGTCGTCGAAGAGGTCTTTGACGTCATCCTGCTGCTCGCCACCAAGGCCTGA